In Catenulispora sp. EB89, one genomic interval encodes:
- a CDS encoding MFS transporter — MSAQKTALSPGRTNLALATLFLGMFVLGSGELLVVGVLNRIATDFHVSISSAGHMVTVYALGLAIGGPLLTAATIRLEKKLVLVAAVTVFIACNLLAVLTHAYGLFLVLRFGIGALQGLFIAAAFTAVMTVVPPERIGQAIGIVISGVALSGALGLPLGTLVGQTLGWRGSFLAIVVGAAVVLIGTVALIPTTPPTTAGAAHQARHAFAPRVLAVLFLNFIVFSAVFAPLTYLVPFLQHVTGISGAMLSVFLLAYGAATAVGSFGGGTFADRNASRTLIIGSAGIAASLLALSIVGSIPWLVPIALLALGLSFYSCVPSLQVRVIALAGPGGELAQSLPVSAANIGIAFGSFAGGIAITNHSASATVLTGLLFALVTSAVAWGTSFLQPPALIEESSAAVDRSVHELA; from the coding sequence ATGAGTGCCCAAAAGACCGCACTGAGTCCAGGCAGAACCAACCTGGCCCTGGCCACACTGTTCTTGGGGATGTTCGTGCTCGGCAGCGGCGAACTACTCGTGGTCGGTGTGCTGAACCGGATCGCCACGGACTTCCACGTGTCCATCTCGTCAGCCGGCCACATGGTCACCGTGTACGCACTCGGACTCGCCATCGGCGGCCCGCTCCTGACCGCGGCGACGATCAGGCTGGAGAAGAAGCTCGTCCTCGTCGCCGCGGTCACGGTGTTCATCGCGTGCAACCTGCTCGCGGTACTGACCCACGCCTACGGCCTGTTCCTGGTGCTGCGCTTCGGCATCGGCGCACTGCAGGGCCTGTTCATCGCGGCTGCGTTCACGGCGGTCATGACTGTCGTCCCCCCGGAGCGCATCGGTCAGGCGATCGGGATCGTCATCTCCGGCGTCGCACTGTCGGGCGCACTCGGCCTGCCGCTGGGCACCCTGGTCGGCCAGACCCTCGGCTGGCGCGGCTCATTCCTGGCGATCGTGGTCGGGGCCGCGGTGGTGCTGATCGGCACGGTGGCACTGATCCCGACCACTCCCCCCACCACCGCCGGCGCCGCACACCAGGCCAGACACGCCTTCGCGCCCAGAGTCCTCGCCGTGCTGTTCCTGAACTTCATCGTGTTCTCCGCGGTTTTCGCACCGCTGACCTACCTCGTGCCCTTCCTGCAACACGTCACCGGCATCTCCGGAGCAATGCTGAGCGTCTTCCTCCTGGCCTACGGCGCGGCCACCGCAGTCGGCTCATTCGGCGGCGGCACATTCGCCGACCGGAACGCCAGCCGCACCCTGATCATCGGATCCGCCGGCATAGCAGCCTCCCTGCTGGCACTCTCCATCGTCGGCTCGATCCCCTGGCTGGTCCCGATCGCACTACTCGCCCTGGGCCTGTCCTTCTACAGCTGCGTACCCTCACTACAGGTGCGAGTCATCGCCCTGGCAGGCCCCGGCGGCGAGTTGGCCCAATCCCTGCCAGTCTCCGCAGCCAACATCGGCATCGCCTTCGGCTCCTTCGCCGGCGGCATCGCCATCACCAACCACAGCGCCTCCGCCACCGTGCTCACCGGCCTGCTTTTCGCGTTGGTGACGAGCGCGGTCGCTTGGGGAACCAGCTTTTTGCAGCCGCCGGCGCTGATTGAGGAGTCCTCGGCGGCGGTCGACCGATCCGTACACGAACTCGCATAG
- a CDS encoding winged helix-turn-helix transcriptional regulator, producing the protein MVGERWSLLVVRELLLTPQRFSELRHALPNVSSNVLADRLRELEQNGVIRRAPAPAAGQQAYELTERGRKLEPILRDLGVWGIDAPQPPEPSALSATSVLIFLQDAARADPTAAPTTCRLELDGRVWTVRFVSGRVQVQPGETATADVSLRVMPQTFSGLLADPATLDAVCAEGEAAIVGDRSAIGRLLYAVADPWPSDELAVR; encoded by the coding sequence GTGGTCGGGGAGCGATGGTCCCTGCTCGTCGTCCGCGAACTGCTCCTGACGCCGCAGCGCTTCTCAGAGCTGCGGCATGCGCTGCCCAACGTCAGCTCGAACGTGCTCGCCGACAGACTCCGCGAACTTGAGCAGAACGGCGTGATCCGCCGCGCACCCGCACCGGCGGCAGGGCAGCAGGCGTACGAGCTGACCGAACGGGGTCGGAAGCTGGAGCCGATCCTGCGAGATCTGGGCGTCTGGGGCATCGACGCCCCGCAACCCCCGGAGCCCAGCGCGCTCAGCGCGACGTCCGTGCTGATCTTCCTGCAGGACGCTGCTCGCGCCGACCCTACGGCGGCGCCCACGACGTGCCGGCTCGAACTCGACGGACGCGTCTGGACCGTTCGCTTCGTGTCCGGGCGGGTTCAGGTGCAACCCGGTGAGACGGCGACGGCAGACGTCTCGCTCCGCGTCATGCCGCAGACCTTCAGCGGCCTTCTGGCCGATCCTGCAACGCTCGATGCGGTGTGTGCGGAAGGCGAAGCCGCGATCGTGGGAGATCGCTCGGCCATCGGCAGGCTGCTGTACGCGGTCGCCGATCCGTGGCCGTCCGACGAACTGGCTGTGCGATGA